A genome region from Pygocentrus nattereri isolate fPygNat1 chromosome 6, fPygNat1.pri, whole genome shotgun sequence includes the following:
- the LOC108439514 gene encoding TBC1 domain family member 8 produces the protein MWLTPEEVALKNALKLWVTEKSNDYFVLQRRRGHGDTGGKITGLLVGALDTVLDSNARVAPFRILLQVPGSQVSWVIASGATAEEVQKHWKWLDQNLLPYMSVFENKQDAASFAQGKVKGLIAEEVLGGQAALEDDPARFREVLARFEQRFGLPQQEKLVAHYSCCCWKGRVPRQGWLYLSTNHVSFYSFLLGKEVKLLVPWVEVTGLERASLGLMTDVIRVRTRQRQRDFSMFLNVDEVMTVMSQLADLALRRLLDSGGLEVDKSLQQATNVTKRVLEHQALRQYVLSLFGLPRSEKLQEVMNCSMWTPHARCHTPGKLYTTDSYMGFSSRQEGQCTLLIPLAEVQSIEKAESTSALPNPVIISVKSKKAFQLIELVQRDELVENLTDRLRALHWRQAMFRGHNQRKKSQISSTPYYTFYYDGVSSEENDEVSDETLRNTVLTEALITTFQTGLSQSPNNKIMSEQLRVRVWGDHFEEFGRGVHMFRTDKIRKLVAMGIPESLRGELWLTFSDAFSSLAAHPEYYADLVSKCMGETSIATEEIERDLHRSLPEHAAFQNQTGIAALRRVLTAYAHRNPNIGYCQSMNILASVLLLYAKEEEAFWLLVTVCERMLPDYFNHRVIGAQVDQSVFEELIRERLPSLAESVPDLSPLASVSLTWFLTLFLSVLPFRSALYVLDCFFYHGIKAVFQLGLAVLDANAAELCASTDDGQALMTLTSFLEQVRDDEEPCACSEEAGPAGHTHITVLISDAYEKFGDLTVRQLERMRCRHRIQVLQSHEDTTKENTLRLVSPDVSLSQEDLSGLYDLFKTEHFISLYWGDGVRTPPEPRAVSRGYTESYHVDCAQFKSLYALLAPWPCGSHTDTVAQRTFTLLDQNRQNRISFTQFARWLDTLYCEDFNEKVRLLYRLHIPPALTENEDQSSLVKNPILSTTRPLYVDLPNGERKSHEEQLKQMLKDLAKEKDKGQEKPLPHMNQREFVQFCKTLCNMFHGDRAENELFQAIAMVTSLVLQIGEARHKGRTSGAEPKEGESPDQAASSVSASEGDWTASFEQILASLLTEQALVNFLERPVDLSAKIASAKEQQYHVRAGLLMIQHQKTR, from the exons GACTGTTGGTGGGGGCCCTGGACACCGTGCTGGACTCCAACGCTCGAGTAGCACCGTTCCGGATTCTTCTGCAGGTGCCGGGGTCACAGGTCAGCTGGGTCATCGCCAGCG gAGCCACAGCTGAGGAGGTGCAGAAACACTGGAAATGGCTGGATCAGAACCTGCTGCCGTATATGTCGGTATTCGAGAACAAACAGGATGCTGCGAGCTTTGCACAGGGCAAAGTCAAG GGGCTGATAGCTGAGGAGGTTCTCGGTGGGCAGGCAGCGCTGGAGGATGACCCGGCCCGCTTCAGGGAGGTTCTGGCCCGGTTTGAGCAGCGGTTTGGTCTGCCGCAGCAGGAGAAGCTGGTGGCTCATtactcctgctgctgctggaagGGCCGAGTGCCACGGCAAGGCTGGCTCTACCTCTCCACTAATCACGTCTCGTTCTACTCCTTCCTGCTTGGGAAAGAAG TGAAGCTGCTGGTGCCGTGGGTGGAGGTGACGGGACTGGAGCGGGCGTCTCTAGGGCTAATGACGGACGTGATCCGGGTGCGGACGCGTCAGAGGCAGCGCGACTTCTCCATGTTCCTGAACGTGGATGAGGTGATGACCGTGATGAGCCAGCTGGCTGACCTTGCGCtgcgcagactgctggacaGTGGTGGGCTGGAAGTGGACAAGAGCCTGCAGCAGGCCACCAATGTTACCAAAAG ggTGCTGGAGCATCAGGCTCTGCGGCAGTACGTGTTGTCTCTGTTCGGGCTGCCGCGCTCAGAGAAGCTTCAAGAAGTGATGAACTGCTCCATGTGGACACCGCACGCCCGCTGCCACACGCCCGGAAAACTCTACACCACTGACAGCTACATGGGCTTTAGCAGCCGACAAGAGGGCCAGTGTACCCTCCTCATCCCACTCGCAGAG GTGCAGTCCATTGAGAAAGCAGAGAGTACGAGTGCTCTGCCAAACCCAGTGATCATCAGCGTGAAGTCGAAGAAGGCGTTCCAGCTGATCGAGTTGGTGCAGCGGGACGAGCTGGTGGAGAACCTGACCGATCGGCTGAGGGCCCTGCACTGGAGACAGGCCATGTTCAGGGGCCACAACCAGCGTAAAAAATCACAG ATCTCCTCCACGCCATACTATACGTTCTACTATGACGGAGTGAGCTCAGAGGAGAACGACGAAGTTTCTGACGAAACGCTGCGGAACACTGTACTCACCGAAGCGCTCATTACCACCTTCCAAACCGGCCTATCACAGTCCCCCAACAACAAGATT aTGTCAGAGCAGCTGAGGGTGCGGGTGTGGGGGGATCACTTTGAAGAGTTCGGCCGCGGCGTGCACATGTTCCGCACGGATAAAATCCGCAAACTGGTTGCCATGGGGATCCCGGAGTCTCTGCGTGGGGAGTTGTGGCTTACCTTTTcag ACGCGTTCTCGTCGCTGGCTGCCCACCCGGAATACTATGCGGATCTGGTGAGCAAGTGTATGGGGGAAACGAGCATAGCGACGGAGGAGATCGAGCGGGACCTGCACCGCTCACTGCCTGAGCACGCCGCCTTCCAGAACCAGACCGGAATCGCAGCTCTGCGGAGGGTCCTGACGGCTTACGCCCACCGCAACCCCAACATTGGATACTGCCAG TCCATGAACATCCTGGCTTCTGTCCTGTTGCTCTACGCGAAAGAAGAAGAGGCTTTCTGGCTTCTGGTCACTGTGTGCGAGCGGATGCTGCCCGATTACTTCAACCACAGAGTTATTG GTGCTCAGGTGGATCAGTCCGTGTTTGAGGAGCTGATTCGGGAGCGTTTGCCGTCTCTGGCCGAAAGCGTTCCTGATCTTTCTCCTCTGGCATCTGTGTCTCTGACCTGGTTCCTCACGCTGTTCCTGAGCGTCCTGCCGTTCCGCAGCGCCCTCTACGTGCTCGACTGCTTCTTCTACCACGGCATCAAAGCCGTGTTCCAGCTGGGGCTCGCCGTGCTGGACGCTAACGCTGCCGAGCTCTGTGCCAGCACCGACGACGGACAGGCTCTAATGACCCTCACCAG ttttctgGAACAGGTTCGAGACGACGAGGAGCCGTGTGCGTGTTCTGAGGAGGCGGGACCTgcgggacacacacacatcactgtgCTAATCAGTGATGCatatgag AAATTCGGGGACCTGACGGTGAGGCAGCTGGAGAGGATGAGATGCAGACACAGGATCCAAGTGCTGCAGAGCCACGAGGACACCACCAAAGAGAACACA TTAAGGCTGGTCTCGCCTGATGTGTCCCTCTCTCAGGAGGACCTGTCTGGGCTCTACGACCTCTTTAAG ACAGAGCACTTCATCAGTCTGTACTGGGGGGACGGTGTCAGGACCCCCCCTGAGCCGCGGGCCGTGAGCCGTGGTTACACTGAAAGTTATCACGTGGACTGTGCTCAGTTTAAGAGCCTGTACGCACTCCTGGCTCCGTGGCCTTGCGGCTCTCACACGGACACAGTGGCCCAGAGGACCTTCACCCTGCTGGACCAAAACAGGCAGAACCGCATCAGCTTCACACAGTTCGCCCGCTGGCTCG ACACTCTGTACTGTGAAGACTTTAACGAGAAGGTCAGGCTCCTCTATCGTCTGCACATTCCCCCAG ctcTGACCGAGAATGAGGATCAGTCTTCTCTGGTGAAGAACCCCATCCTTTCCACCACCAGACCTCTCTACGTGGACCTGCCCAACG ggGAGAGGAAGAGCCATGAGGAACAACTGAAGCAGATGCTGAAGGACTTGGCCAAGGAGAAGGACAAAGGCCAGGAGAAACCCCTCCCTCACATGAACCAG CGGGAGTTTGTCCAGTTTTGCAAGACGCTGTGCAACATGTTCCACGGCGACAGGGCTGAGAACGAGCTCTTCCAGGCCATCGCTATGGTCACCAGCCTCGTCCTGCAGATCGGGGAGGCCAGGCACAAGGGACGTACGTCGGGGGCCGAGCCGAAGGAAGGAGAAAGCCCAGATCAAGCAGCCTCCAGCGTGTCTGCATCGGAAGGTGATTGGACAGCAAGTTTCGAGCAGATCCTGGCCTCGCTGCTCACCGAGCAAGCTCTCGTCAACTTCCTGGAGAGGCCTGTGGATCTGAGCGCAAAGATTGCCTCTGCAAAGGAGCAGCAGTACCACGTGCGGGCTGGCCTGCTGATGATCCAGCACCAGAAGACCAGATGA